The window CATCTTGTGATCCTAAGCAATTAACTAAGAAATTATTTTAGTGAGAACTGCATAGTTAAGTTTCTTACTCTGGAGGCTTCTTTTTGTTGAGTGAGTTCAGTCACCCTGATCTTCACTTGCTGCTCAGTCACCTGCAGTTGTCTGATCTCGTCTTTTAGATTACCCTGAGgaaaaatgtacacaaaaatgttaaaaaataaaataaaaaaaaactcactcaCTGGCTACATGTACATCTGTCTTAGCTTTAACCAACATTACTGTGTGTCTACAACATGTATGGTGCTGTAAAGTCGACGCTTACCCTGagctctctctctgcctctctgatGCTGACACAGACGTGGTCACGATGGGAACCTATGACTGTacacacagtgcacacacacactgcacactgcCTGCAGTAGATGCGGTTCATCTCTTGATGCTCCTGGCACTTCCACAGAGAAATATCCTCCATGGGAGGAACCAGGGTGTGATTCTGGAACACAGGGGAGTCCAGATGGGGACGCAGGTGCTCTGCACACATGGAGGCCCCGCATACCAGACAGGTCTTCACAGCAGGCTGATATACTGTTTTAGGGCAATAATGGCAGGGCAGAGGCCTGGTATTTTTGCTTTCCGGCCTTGCAAAGATGCCAACACGACTTGGGGATCCTGAAGCAGCACGTGGCTTGATGACATGGTGTACAGGAGACTTATCTTTTCCTGGCGTTGAGActccaggaaatgaatcagAGTTGGCAGGTGAGGCAGGTTTATTTGGCGATGCATGAATTCCTGTCACTTGTGTGTCTTTCTTGGGTGTTGCAAGAGGAGGTGAATCACATATATCTACTTCATCACAGCTGTCAGAGTCATTCAGTGTGACAACGTCTGATTTATGCTGGTTCTGCTGGGTTAAGATTTCTTGTGGCACATCACTTGCAGGTACTGCATTGCTGTCACTGGAGGATGGACCATCACCACACTCAGACTGTGTAGACTTTTGGGTCACTCCTTTCTTAGCTGTTTCCACACCGCTCGACTGGCCAGGTTCATGTGACAAGAGAATGGTGGGAGTCTCAGTGTCACTGGACCTCTCAGAAGCAGATTCCTTACTTGATCGTTTTCTGTCAGGTTGCTCTGACACAGGTGTGCTGGCCTTCCTCTTCCCGAGGAGTCGGCTGGTGAGTGAGGGCCTCCTCAGTGTTGAGTCGCATCTGTTTTGTTCATCGTTACTGGATGTGccttaaaataaaagaatacaaaCAAGCAAACCTGGTCAAAGCACTTTTCCAGCAATACTTCACATAAACATCTGCAAGCTACCTTCTGCCCAACACAGCTGCACTCAACTTCTGAggctttccactttcagcaatTCAAGCGGTGAATTTCTTGCTTGTTTGCACTTCTGTCAGTTAAGATGAACTCAAGAAAGAACACTGTCATTGGTAGACCTCTATTAAAGCAGGCACATACTTCTAATTGATAAGGATGCAGCCTCCAACGGTTTATCTCTGCACACCAATACCTCAACTCAGCATATCAACCAATACCAAATACATTTTGGCTGCTGTGGCACTAAAAAAGGCCAccatgactgaatgaatgtaacTAATAATGACTTGTATTTATGACATTGCTGATGAAACTGTATATACTGTGGACTGCGGTCATGTTATAGCTAATACTTGATTCACTTAAGGTCAATATCAACACAGATACCGATTCAGCATATCTGATAAGTTCATCCCTACAAATACTGTTCaacttaaagctataatatgtaactattctgcattaaaatgtctaaaaacgacTAGATctatgttaaatgttttgttgaacTATGtccttacattatcccaaatgttttcaacaattttcaaacccagagaaatctgtaattttaatcaaggtaacagtctgtttcatttggtcaactgtcaatggcatcataccccctctaccaagAGTATACACGCACAAGTTCTGGTTGTATAGTTGGCGATTTTTCTATCGACCGACTAATCAACTTATCAGCAGCTCtaaaatatataatgtgtaAAGGGTAAAGGTCTCAAAAACCATGATGTATActaaatacagtaaaactgCATTGACACATAATTACTTGTGAGCACAtggtataaataaataagttaacTTAGACCGTTAACCTCACTGTCTGGAGAACAAATAGAGTTCACAGTTAACTTACAGACTTTGGCCTCAAAAATGACTGTTAGGTTGACACTCTGAACCCTAAACAAACATGAAGTATAAAGACGGTTAAATGTCTAAAGAGCTcatgctaaaaaaaagaaagatgtgatTTCAGCTCTTATTGCGTGAAGTTAGATAAAGTGGCATTGAGGAAGCCACGTGTTATAGTTATGAAGCTAACGTTACAAACAGTTAATCAAGTAACGTTCTCCACAGAATGTAACGACAGCAGGCGTTAGCTGCAATTACCGTAATGACGGTATACAAAAATGACGTACAAGCCTGTTTTGACGCCTAATGGTGCCTAATGTAACATCTAATATGGACACCGCTAGCTTCATTAGCCAAGTGCCAGTTACAAATTCACTCATGTATTCGAGCACTTCACAAAGTTGTACGCTAAGGTCTCCGCTGTTTTAAACCGCCTGGCGGTTACACAAGGGTAGTTTTACGGTAGGTTACCGTTACCTGCAGTGCTGCGAGGCTGAGCCCGTCGACTCGGGGTTGACGGCCGTATCAAACTGCTATCAAACGGCAGAGTCTGGTACACTGTTTTGCACCTCCACTCCGGACAGTGGTACGGCCCGTTTGGAGTAACGCTCCACAGGTCTCCAATGCATCGTTGGCAGAACCGGTGTTTACACTGGAGAGTGACAGGGTCCCGGGTCAGCTCTTGGCACAGGGGGCAGTTGGCCGGGGTGTCCAACGATTGCCCCATCTTGTTCTGGCCGACGTTTGTAATCTGTTTCCGCGATGACAAGCAGCAGACGCGGGGCGGAGCCAAACGTTTGAATCCCGCTcgtcccttcttcttcttctctggggTTTAACGGCAACTTGCATCCTTGGTATTGCATTACTGCCATCTTCCGGAGTCAGTCAACTCCTACAGTGTCCGGTTTGTCAGATTTTTCCTATCAATCTTGTTCTCCTAGGAAAACAGAGCAGACACTTCCTGCCCTTTCCACACTCACCGTACTCCAGTATGCCTTTCAAACCTGCTCCTGTTGGGATTGTTCTCCTCATTCCCTCTATTGTGTCATTTCTTTCTGATGTATATTTCCTGCAATTAACAAGTacattttctcctgtttctggTACCTGACAATTCTCACAAACTCCAGTTTAGTTTATAATGTGGAGAGTCCCGTTCAGGTTATGGTGTCCTATTCTTAGTCTGGTCATTATTTCCAGCCCCCTCTACCTCTCCAAGTGGAGCAAGTCTTAAAAGTGCAGTCCATGCATGTATGATAAAACAATTGTAAGAGATTATAAATGGTAGACAAACTTATTAGACCATATCTTCACTTGTCCTTTAAAATAGCAATACCACGTGAAATAccatgtaaaataacaaaaacaattaaaggtCATCCATTCtaaattctgcatttttttttttattatttattagtaataactgtatttgttatttttattataaaaagtaaacagaaagaaaaaataaacacaatttacctcctttttgtttttttgtttttgtttgtttgtttgtttgtttgtttttaccaaaTAAATACACTTGTCCAAACATATACCAAAGATATagagtaccagtcaaaagtttggacacactttctcattcaagtgaatggtaAGGTGTAGgtatgtgtccaaactttttatTGGTACCGTacatttttagcaaaaaaaaaattttacgCTGGGTGGTCCCTCTCAGAGTTTTATATAAGTCTATATTACATCATTGGATTATTACTATTTATGTGTTAAAAATCTAAGCAGAAATTTAATGTGGCTGATTGAGGTGGAGCTACTCTGAGCTATTTTTAAGACCCTGTGCACACATGATCCACCCCCACAGATGTTTTTTGCCTGATTagacttttcttcttctcaggaCTATGTGAACGTTTACAAACTGTGTTTGATATTTCTCTCACTCTATTATAGGGCGGCATACAACTATTATCAAATTAATCTTTTCTCAATCTTTGGTCTTTGGTCTATAAAAAATTAGAAAATCAGAACCCCCCAATTCAACTTTTTCCTAAAAACATTCTCCATGACTCATCACTCTGTTATGGGATAGTGcaattatatatttatgataGATAAAATTATcaaatagactgaggttggttgaagtcaagGGTCTCTTTAATTCAAGCACAAACAACAGACACGGAAAGTACGCAGAGTCTCCGTGATGTCCATATGACTATCATATTGTTACCCTCAAGGCCCTGCCgtcaaatatatacatacatataatcATACCTACTTATCTAATACATggatttttctatcaatttactAATTCTGATTTAAAAGAGAATTGCACAACTGTCCCTACCATAACGAGCCGACCAATCAACAATTAATCCACCAATAAATCTCAAGTCAAAACACTGCAGTTATTTTATGCACTTATGCAGTTAAACTGAAATTAAGTTAGTCCTAAACTCACCCCCTGGATACCTCAAAGGTAAGTGCAATgaaccacacacatgcaaacagccACAAACCAGTCCTGGATAGTATCATGTGCTGATTTGAAAGGCTGAATGCTTTGAGTGCTATGGATCAAAATGATAAGCTTCTAACTAAATTCTTCTTTATTCAGCCATCTGAGCTGCAAAGAAATTGGTTGTCGCTGGTGTAATTTAAAGCATCAGATGGAATCAATATAAGCTGAaagtggtattttttttattttccatcatttttctCCTCAACATTCTTTTCTTCTTGGTGGTCTAGACATGTGACTCGGATAACAAGGCTATTGTTATTGCGAGTGAGAGGTTAATCTCTCCTAATCTTGTAGACATTTTATCTctcaaagaaaatgtattttattgcttGTGTTGCCTAGAGTGAGAGAGACGTGGCATATCATTGTGAATTATGCAACTCTATAGTATACTATTATATAAAactattttacatttaaattacaaACTAGTCTTCCTCTCAAGGCCCgcaaattcaatttaaaaaaaactttcagaTTGTAGCAACATCCAGTAAATGGGGAAGTAAAGTGTGCtggctcttctctctctctctgtatctgtctctctgactgGGTTTCATTTATGATTTACATTCTACCTCTTAATATAAAAAAACTCTTAATACTCTTTTTACTCAAGCATATTATTGAGTGATTGACTGTATAATCCACCAATGTTTTCCCTCAACCACCATAGAAGAAATCAGGTTTCTTTTGGTTGTTTTACATTAAGATTGCTGGAATCCAAAATTACACCCTTTCACTTAAACGTTAACTCTTAGACTGATTGGAGAAGTCAGAAATCACCAAATTCCATAAATGGCAACAGAATGATTTTGTATTCTGTCCACAAAGTGGCCTCAAaacttttcagaaaaaaatcagtttttttaatatttggctCTCCTCCCTTACAATTTACTCATCATTATGGCAAACATATtgacaatatttgcatattgtgcCTGATTATATCTCTCAAATACTCTGCACCTGATTGGAGATGCAATTTCATTGTTGGAGACAATGATGAtaaggctttttttaaaaaacttttgaGTCTTGAAAAtcaccttttaaaatacattttgtcaaaatgaacaaaacacacaacagtatTTTACAGTGAAAACCTTTATTAAGTGTTCATATATTCTTAAATGAATCTCTTTAATTGCTGTAAGTTTCCCCCCTTTCTCCATATTTGCTAATTGTTTGGTATCTATAGAATATCTATTTACACAAGAACATATCCACAGGTGAGGCTGGGACAGGCCTTaaatttatttcctcctttaGTGTTCACTCCCCAGGCACACTTTCCATAATACTCCAATCTCCATCATGTTACCCTGTATGTCCcaacaaaagaagaaagggaagagagagaaagggagtcaaagagaaagagaaacagaaatacagtagaGAGctggagacaaagacagagacagacagatttaGATACACAACAGgacaattgtgtgtgtgagaggctgGCATATTGGTTCACTAGCCCAACAAACTATTGCACACGGACACGCTGACACATTCACACGTGCATGCACTCACGCTCACTCACATATACTTACAGAcctccctacacacacatacagaagcacactcacacagcagcTACAAGTCCTGCAGCACACAGTCCTTTAATAGCCCCCATCACAGTGTAGATACCACAGACTATAAAATCTTAGAATCCTTCTGAAACTGAAGCGCTGTGCAAAGTTAGCTAGCAGGGCATTGAATGGATTTAGTTAAAATTCCTAGAACATCTTTAATATTCACTGTACATACTTTGTAATACAAGTTCTTTTGTTTTGGatgataatattattataaaacagtCTTAAATATCTTTTTCTAGTAAATTAAGAGGAACAAAGGGGCATatgagcagaagaagaaactaaTCTTTCATTTTATCGTCAAACCTTACGTACATATGAAACACAATAGATTTACATTAACCTGATATTATCTGAAAATGagaattttcttcttttcacaaataaaacatgacacacattCTGACGGTGGTACACACGGCTAAGTGTTAACATAGTTTAATACTTGTAATTACAGAATTTGTTGGTATatgcatgttcatgtttgttttacagAGATGTGTGTGAGCtggcatgtgtgtgcgtgtgtgtgtgtgtgtgtgtgtgtgtgtgtgtgtgtgagtgtatttttGTCTGTGCTCGTACTGCAGGTGTACATTTTCAACCCTGTGCCTTCTCAGGTAGGTAGTGGGTAGTCCATACTTCTCATTTAGGTAACAGTCTCTGCCCCTGCCATGGTCTATGCAATGCTGTGCAAGGGTTAGCTCTGGGATCAATGTGCAGCGGGCTCCGTCTAAGTGATTGGGGTAGAATGATGTATAGGGACTGCGAGCAGAGTAGATTGGATGACATCAAAGGTGGGTTATGATGGGTTTTTGGCAGGTAGATGTAAAAGGCAGGCTGGCTGATTCCACAGTATTCCTCTCCTCCACAAACCTGGACTGCCTCCCTCCTCTAAGCTGATGTTGAGGGACTGGTACTTTATGACAACGGACACATGGAAATTCAGGAacctgagagaaagaaagtgaaagagatgGTATGTTTGTGCAACCCAGTAAGTTTAAAAgttaataaacatgttgtgcttcaagtcactgcagcctttttttctgtgttaaaccaagaccatgatctttccctaaccttaaaaAAGCACTTCCCTAACCTTAAGCAGTTTCTTCTAGTGGGTATTGTGCAAGATCGAATATTTTAGCGGGAAAAAAACGACATTGTCTCTAAATATTTCACTCacatgttcagtatcaacatttttgcaacttgccaaatatgttaattaacaacattttgtcattatatTAAGAGAAAACCTAATTCAGCCAGCATTACATCTTACTGAATGTATGCCCTGTTGCAGTTTAGTTGTATATAAACTTAATTTCTAGGTTGCAATGTACATGCTGAAGGCAGAGGCGGAAAATGTTGAAAGtttatttactcaagtacaattttaagaTAGGCTActtgtatttccatttcatgctactttatgcctctactccactatatctcagagggaaacactgtacttttttttttactaacaaCATTCATTTCACAGCTATAATTGCTAGTTACATTTCAGAATAGaataagattttacattaaaaaaaacatgtgatgaGCTTATGAAGTTCAATGCatcattaaagattaaaatatttgttcctgagctttttggcttgtgatccctttttacaaaaaagcagtgtctagtttgggcccccttgtcatgtttcagatgtgtATGAGTTGTTAGCAGTTCCATTTCTTCTCTAAACCGCTCAGatggttttgtttaaataacTATTGGAGGCCCAATGTGGTGAAAGTAtccacaatatttattttaataagatAAGATTGGataaaagtctgaaaaatgaatacacATTTTTGCTGTAGaacgtttttttcttttttcctaccccattaatcatctcacagaTTTAACCTGGGAGCCTTTGTAGGGGACCTGACCCTAAACTCCACCAGtaaaatgctacttacacaCTGTTGCATCAGTACGAACAGTTTACTTAtgtgatatataataatatatcactcACAGGGGCCATTTTATGCagaattttactttttatacttaAAGAACATATTGCTGATAATACCTATGTAATTTTGCTTCAGAAGGATTTTGAATGCTGGATTTTCACTTCTAATGGGAGTATTTTTAtgctatattttatttaaatgaaggaTCTGATACTTCTTCAACCActgttttgaggtatttgtactttacaaTTTTATACTGCatttcagtgtaaaatattgtactttttacccCACTACATTTACTTGACAGCTATTTActtcatatttatacattttatatacaaaaccTATGATAACCTCATAAAATAAgacattgttatagattaagCTACCCAACAGTCTACAGTAGGTAAAATTAGCTCCATCTcgaccagctacaacagtaaaatgctgcttacacagtaatacatcagtaataataatcaaatattataaaatataacagTGACAGAGGCCAAGTGCTTctgcttttaatattttaagttcattttactgataatacttctttatttttgcattaaGTTGGATTTTTAATGCAGAACTGTCACTTGTAATAgaatatttttacactgtggtattACTAGTTTTACATAAGTACATGATTTGAATAATTCTTCCACTGCTGGCTGAAGGGGGAATAGTCTAAATGGTTTATgttccaaaaatgtatttacattgaATTTGCACTTTTGTATTGTCAGTGGAGACAGAAATGACATTTCATGGCTGTCAAACATCAAAGAACAATTACATTATGCATGATGACTTATGTAATGAGAAGTGGCTCTTTTTCATATGTTGAtccacatgtacacatgtatATTTAAAGATGCATGTTTTATAATGTATAAGTATTTGACCTCACTTACCTATAATTTTGGTTAGGCGTTTCCTCCCTCTGCAAAAACAGAACcacagagaaaaatgtaaaaatgctacAACACAGCTCTCAAGGTCATGCTATTAATAGACTCTCGTGTTCACGCATTGCCAAATACATGCACCCTTCACATTGACTGCTTGTATTACACATAAGCACCAGTAGATGGCACCAGGGATGAGCTAATTGATAAAAGACTATTGAGCTGTATTACATTATGCAGAAACGATAGATTCTACAGAGCCCTGAGCTAAGGAATGGTACATCATCGGGCTGTTTATCGACTCTTAAAGCTACTGATAATCCCATTCAAGTTTTCTCTTCTATGACATTGTCTATAGGTCTCTCAtccattctctttctctcatcttttgAAGGTCACCAGGGtttggattttaaaataaaaacggcaTGCATCTACTCTGAGAGTTTTATGTAAATAACTCTGTAGAGGATATTACCAGCTACATCCACAGATAATTTAACAAGGCATCATAATGACAACATAGGTCACGTGTATTTAAGTGACACCAAACTAAGGTAGACATTAGTCTTTTCAAACACCCCCTACCCCTTTCACAAATCTCCTGTCTTTCCCTCTCATTGCTTTTACGTCTTCTCTTTACAGGGTTGTTGGTTGTGCATGCCTGTCTGGTTCCATTACAGCTTACACAACATGAACATACTAATCCCATTTCCTACTGGGAGACATACCTGGACCCAGGTCTTTTCATAGTATCTCACTATGTGAACCTGTGATAATGAATTTCATATGCATGGACACCGGTGTGGGCCATTTCCATGACTAAATCATTACATCCACTGACTGTATGCCATCATATCTTTGATGTGAAAGTGTGGTCTATAGGTAGGAAAGTCTGTTGGATGTTTCTACTATTTTTGGATCGTTGTGTGGTCATATTACAGTAGGGAGCAGATATGTGATTTTCAAGATAGTTATGGTTACCTTATATTTGAAGCTCCTTAAAACAAGTTAGTGGGAAGGGGATTTGTTACCTTACAGTATTTAGGATGGCATCTAGTTGAATCTTCActcacatttttacaattttttacACCTTTGAAAGCACAAAGACCAGTGACTCTATCTGTGTAAACCATTTTTATATCCCAATATCACActaacattttttacattatttttcaacattGCATATAAAACAGATCATGACTGTCATCAAAAGGTGTCAAGaacaggaaacattttattttaggtATGCCAGTTTTAGGGCTTGTGGACAAAAAAAGGGTGCTGCTTAAgaggtgaatgaatgaatgcacaGTTAATCATTTATGGTTGCTGATGTTTTGGTACATTCAATGCATTATCCACTAGCAGGCTCCATGCAGGTCCATTGGTTATGTTCAAGTTCACCTTCCTAAATTTAGTTTTCAAGGATGGAGCATCAAACGCTCGTTACATAAAAATTCTGGCTTTCATTTGTCATAAATACAAGTAATAGTACTGAGCGTGATCATTTTATGTATTCAGCCCCTATTAAACTATGTGTTTGCAAGAACAGCGTATGTTTTATCACTACCTTGATGACTTTCTATTTTCAGTCTGGTGGAAAGTCATGTTGGGTTGTGATAAATCAGGAGTCTATTCTTAAAGTATTCCCATTTAGTTTAAGTGTATACTGTTGCCAGCTCCACTATAGCAGAAATTGTATTGAGAGTACACTTTTAGAGCAATTCATCTGGTACCACTCAGCCAAAAAAAGATAATCAATTCCACATCAACGACTCTCAGATTTATAACCCAAtagaaattttaaaataattggaAACACATAGGAACACAAATTCAGTAAAAGATGTAGCTTGTGGTTAAAGAAGCTGTCTTTCAACCAAAAGACATCACTTGGAGTCTTGTTAAGTTTTCTTAAGTGAGACATTACATCCCAACATGGTCCTGGAGTGCTACTTTGAAGCTGACTCTGATTTCCAGTGTGATGTGCAAGCGAAGAATGGATTTCCCAAAGGAGatcaataaaatatcacatcTTCATCAGATTAGATAGTACATCTCACACTCTCACCCTTGCTCTCAGCCAGGAGCTCTTCTGTCATGAGTCCGTCCTGCCGGTTCCCCAGGACAAAGGCCAggaaggagaggatgagagcATCCAGGATGCCCATAATAGCCAAGATGTAGGCCCAGCGCATGGAGCAGGCCCCCAGGCTATATTTGTCCGTCTGCTCGCCGCACATCCGCCGGACCTCATCGCTGTCCCAGCCGTCAGGATAGATCATACAACCCAGTACCAGACAGACACCTGGTGGGAGGCAGAGAAAGGCAGAACGAGTGAGAGAGGGAAATAAAGGACAAAAGAGGTAGCAACATAAGGGGGGAGAGTCAATAAAAGAGATGAAGGAGGAGTGGAGAGAAGGTAGAGGAGGGAAACGAGTCAAGAAGCATGAAGAGAACAAAAATGAGTTGAGCGGAACAGTGCCGTGTTATAAATGAGGTCAGAGATGATGAGATCAGATGAGATTTTGTGGGGAAATGAGAGATAAAGAAGAGGAATGATCATTTGAAGTGCTTTAAAAGTCTCTACCTTTCTATTCTCTTCTATGGAGatttactgtgttttcttttgcatttaATACATTGATTTTCATTCCCTCCCTTAGGCGGGAAATAAGTGTCTAGACACATTGTGTGCCAGTGGAAGAGCAGTAAAACCAGCAACGTAGCAGAGagtgttttacagtgtataCTATGACATGATAATATGAAATGTCATCCAGGATTTCCTTACAATCACATAGTTTACTTGTTTTTCGATACACACTCTTCCCAGCTATCTCTCCCTCTTGGATTTTAAGTAGTGGTAATATTAGATTTTAACTTGCAGCTTCTCACTCTCAGATTTCGCCCACAAGATAAAATCTCTCCTATCTTCTATTTGGATCTCTCTCATCTTCAGTTTGAAAGAGAATCTTCACTGAGGTGAtgctgcagcagagcagcatgGAGAAAGTGAGAGACCATGCACAGTATTGCagccttttctccctctttaGAATTTAACTAACCACTcctcattctcagtgtttgccCAAGGGGGTAAAATCTCTCTCATCTACAATTTGGATGAGGCTCTCCTCTGAGCTGAtgctgcagcagagcagcaggagaCCTGGAAAAAGAAGCTGACTGCACAATTATCCAGAGTGCATTGcacattaataataaaacatattctcCACTTCTTTATCCCCGAAACACTTGCTCACAATGTTTCCTCCCTcagtgctgtttgtttgtgcatttaCGGTTTATGGATGAACGAGGCTGCTTCTGCTTTTGAACATTACCATAGCTTGTTAAATGTAATCTGCATCTTTAAAGACttgtttgctgcttttattgATACATCttttaaacagaaatatgtttatgtaatctatattatcattcattcctccttttttctcatttgtagCTCCCCTCTGCCTTCTTCACAGTCTTACAATACAATATGCTCTCTtctcatgtgcacacacaagctGCCCACACAAattaaagcacacacacacacacacacacacacacacacacgctgcagtTTGTTACAGTAATGCTGCGGTCTTTAATAGTCCTGAAAGACATCAGAGGGTGTTAAGAGATGTTTCAGTGAGAGAAAGTAAGTATGAGGAAAATTACAGAGTAATATATGCTGCAGACAAACTGCATGCCTAACAGAGCAGAGCATCCACTAGACTCTTCCTCTACCTTCCCCCCATGGCTCTAACTGTCATAACAAATTCATATGCACACAGTGGTTCAGAGAGCAAAGACTCAGGTACTTGCCCTGATTCAGGTGGACAGCTGGCAGTGCAGCAGACTCGCCAAGATGCATGAAAATGCAATTTTCAGCACAGAAAATATTCCTTTACATCTCTTAATAGTTATGTAAGCAAACTGCAGGTGATTAAACAACGAGCAGTCCCCAGTGTTACACAGTGAAGTGTAACCACTGTTGTACTACACCtctgttttatgaatgaaaaatgacgTTTATTTATATTACGTTCATTTTGCCAGACAGCCAACTCAATCAGATGTCAAGCTCTTTTCATTTAAGCAAGATTTAACGCAGTCTTCACAGGCTGTGATAGGGCCTCGATAGGACCATATAGCATCACAGTCATCACGTCCTCTAGAGTCTAGTGCATGATTCATCTCCTGAGTGAGTGTCACTGAGGCCTTGGTGTGCATCGTGACCAGTGAGAAGAATGTTGTTATGAATGAAGAAGCACAACAGATTGTGAGTTGTCTCTTGCCAAAGGGCCACTGTCACCTGCATCACATGAAACCAAACGTCCACAATGTGTGAACAAAACGGCCTCTCCACCGAGCTAACAAATCTCCAATGATCCTATCATTGATAGactgaaaaagaaagcaaatgaaaatgaaaatagagGTGCACAAATGTTCGGGTGTTGTT is drawn from Thunnus thynnus chromosome 5, fThuThy2.1, whole genome shotgun sequence and contains these coding sequences:
- the si:dkey-29p10.4 gene encoding tripartite motif-containing protein 14 translates to MGQSLDTPANCPLCQELTRDPVTLQCKHRFCQRCIGDLWSVTPNGPYHCPEWRCKTVYQTLPFDSSLIRPSTPSRRAQPRSTAGTSSNDEQNRCDSTLRRPSLTSRLLGKRKASTPVSEQPDRKRSSKESASERSSDTETPTILLSHEPGQSSGVETAKKGVTQKSTQSECGDGPSSSDSNAVPASDVPQEILTQQNQHKSDVVTLNDSDSCDEVDICDSPPLATPKKDTQVTGIHASPNKPASPANSDSFPGVSTPGKDKSPVHHVIKPRAASGSPSRVGIFARPESKNTRPLPCHYCPKTVYQPAVKTCLVCGASMCAEHLRPHLDSPVFQNHTLVPPMEDISLWKCQEHQEMNRIYCRQCAVCVCTVCTVIGSHRDHVCVSIREAERELRGNLKDEIRQLQVTEQQVKIRVTELTQQKEASRVALSEARAGVQQQYGAIREALEQEEQSTLQCVTKEESRVLGGLEEKLGHLQSSLQSIQQGLHTLEALADAKGEKHIRDQAFIMEYSKVAQLASDTGSCLDQFEAPEEVDQARLKFLQKWTEKRLDTVVITVPSKDRDLYRLLYGTIPVLDADTAHPKLQLSDNNRRVTYNEVQQVYTEHEARFSSFPQVLASHALEGGRWYWEVNVSVDDGRWKVGLCEGQIERKGQKDNSRLGFNLYSWCLACDRRKVEALHNKVTVPVDADGLQRVGVFLDFEEGILSFFNVTPGGSLALMHSYKHRFTDPLYPALSVSKTQLAICDLFQL